In Synergistaceae bacterium, a single window of DNA contains:
- the glgC gene encoding glucose-1-phosphate adenylyltransferase, producing the protein MIHGKYGRVLGIVLAGGKGERLMPLTRYRAKPAVPFAAKYRIIDFALSNMVNSGLFSIYCLIQFKSQSLHEHIGKGWQFGSALRGRDFFVNVVPAQMWDGERWYEGTADAVFQNMHLVTLFDADRICIFAADHVYKMDIEQMLQFHMDTKADITVAAYVVPSCEAHQFGCIATDKTGRIIDFVEKPAIPPEIPGRPGFSFVSMGNYIFERETLEESVLSDNERKDSTHDFGRDILPMLYKSHRLMAYDFSTNVLPGDDRPYWKDVGNIKAYWEAHMDLLHHPSALSLYNSLWPIRTVSYSDPPGFTYPAHDHECSVDGCLRAEASRVLGADIRRSVLSRNCVINSGAVIEECIIGQGVDIGENCRLRKVIVDAHNKIAAGTSIGFDAAADAEKYFRDPDSGVTVIGMPKIQLRKNLQIPGAYENIFRSPDEMGF; encoded by the coding sequence ATGATACACGGTAAATACGGCAGAGTTTTAGGTATCGTTCTTGCCGGCGGGAAGGGAGAACGCCTTATGCCTCTGACAAGGTACAGGGCTAAACCTGCAGTCCCCTTTGCTGCAAAATATCGCATCATCGACTTTGCACTCTCCAATATGGTCAACAGCGGTCTTTTTTCTATTTATTGCCTTATTCAGTTCAAGAGCCAGTCACTTCATGAGCACATCGGCAAAGGCTGGCAGTTCGGCAGCGCACTGCGAGGGCGCGACTTCTTTGTGAATGTAGTCCCTGCTCAGATGTGGGACGGCGAGCGCTGGTACGAAGGTACGGCAGATGCTGTATTTCAGAACATGCACCTGGTTACGCTATTCGATGCGGATAGGATATGCATATTCGCAGCGGATCATGTTTATAAAATGGACATAGAGCAGATGCTGCAGTTCCACATGGATACCAAGGCAGACATCACCGTTGCCGCATACGTAGTCCCGTCATGCGAGGCGCACCAGTTCGGGTGCATAGCAACAGACAAAACCGGCCGCATCATCGATTTCGTCGAAAAACCTGCAATCCCGCCCGAAATACCGGGCAGGCCCGGATTCAGTTTCGTATCCATGGGGAACTACATCTTCGAACGTGAGACGCTTGAAGAGTCGGTCCTTTCCGACAACGAGAGGAAGGACAGCACTCATGACTTCGGGCGCGATATACTGCCTATGCTCTATAAGAGCCACAGGTTAATGGCTTACGACTTCTCGACCAATGTCCTTCCGGGTGATGACAGGCCTTACTGGAAGGACGTAGGAAACATCAAAGCTTACTGGGAGGCCCACATGGACCTGCTGCACCATCCTTCAGCACTGAGCCTCTATAACTCACTCTGGCCGATTCGTACTGTATCATACTCAGACCCTCCGGGATTCACATATCCGGCGCATGACCACGAATGTTCAGTTGACGGATGCCTGCGCGCCGAGGCCAGCCGCGTGCTTGGCGCAGACATCCGCAGGAGTGTGCTCTCACGCAACTGTGTCATTAACTCAGGCGCCGTAATAGAAGAGTGCATAATAGGACAAGGCGTGGATATCGGTGAGAACTGCCGCCTGCGCAAGGTCATAGTTGATGCTCACAACAAAATTGCAGCCGGAACATCAATCGGATTTGATGCTGCGGCCGACGCTGAAAAATATTTCCGTGATCCGGACTCCGGCGTAACAGTAATTGGGATGCCGAAAATTCAGCTTCGAAAAAACCTTCAGATTCCCGGGGCTTACGAGAATATTTTCAGGTCTCCGGACGAGATGGGATTCTAG
- the cadA gene encoding cadmium-translocating P-type ATPase: MKDTKDSGHHNVNGHDEGCSCCSCSAVDNVFEECEEEEKTERDEFRREILFLSIMGTLFALCLIAEEFFAEHINGYVLNTAFLALYLFCGFPVLKVAFRALLKGDVFNEFTLMGGATLAAVAIGEMSEAVGVMIFYRLGEAFQEKASSQSRRSIKALLAQKPLFARLIRDGIPINIDPKEIVKGDIVQVLPGEVIPIDGIVKNGTSLVDCSAITGESMPVAVGSGGTVHGGTLALDGLLTIEAAGPFEDSTISRMLEMIQNAVTRKSPTERFITRFSKWYTPAVFTLAAMVAFIPPLTGNGDFHEWFYRGLILLVISCPCALVISIPLGYFGGIGSASKKGILVKGANVFDAVNKVTIAVFDKTGTLTYGQFKVAEIVPSNGISIDELLKIAASAEAGSNHPVAKSILAAAGDIPLRQDLQVTQIAGKGMLLADKGDTVVVGNSALIADYGIRTPEVSETGTVVHVMKNGIYIGYIIVTDSIRKESYQAVKELRELGVKGIYMLTGDREEVAKYVANELGLDGYRSELLPGDKVEALRDICGGDTAKTLYVGDGVNDGPVLVTSETGIAMGGFGSQVAVEIADAVILDDSPLKVAELLRVAKKTHVIVWENVIMALGVKGIFLVFGAVGLAGLWEAVFADVGVALLAILNATRASRG, from the coding sequence ATGAAGGATACAAAAGATTCAGGGCATCATAACGTGAATGGACATGATGAAGGCTGTTCCTGCTGTTCCTGTTCAGCCGTTGACAATGTTTTTGAGGAATGCGAAGAGGAAGAAAAGACTGAGCGGGATGAATTCCGCAGAGAAATATTATTTCTTTCAATTATGGGGACCCTCTTTGCCTTATGTCTCATAGCAGAAGAATTCTTTGCCGAACATATCAATGGCTACGTGTTGAACACGGCGTTTCTTGCCCTTTATCTGTTCTGCGGGTTTCCTGTGCTGAAAGTCGCATTTCGGGCCCTGTTAAAGGGAGATGTTTTCAACGAATTCACTCTGATGGGCGGAGCGACACTTGCGGCGGTTGCCATAGGCGAGATGTCGGAAGCCGTTGGCGTAATGATATTCTACAGACTTGGAGAAGCGTTTCAGGAGAAAGCCTCTTCGCAATCACGCCGTTCAATAAAAGCGCTGTTAGCGCAAAAACCGCTATTTGCACGCCTTATAAGGGACGGAATACCCATAAATATTGATCCAAAGGAAATAGTTAAAGGGGACATAGTCCAGGTACTCCCCGGAGAAGTTATACCTATAGACGGGATAGTCAAAAACGGGACCTCTCTGGTCGATTGCTCTGCAATAACCGGAGAATCTATGCCTGTTGCCGTTGGATCCGGAGGGACAGTACACGGTGGAACGCTTGCGCTTGACGGTCTTCTTACTATAGAAGCCGCAGGTCCGTTCGAAGATTCAACAATATCACGCATGCTGGAGATGATCCAGAATGCGGTGACCCGTAAATCACCCACGGAGCGATTTATCACACGCTTCTCAAAGTGGTACACTCCGGCTGTCTTTACCCTTGCTGCAATGGTGGCCTTTATTCCGCCGCTCACCGGAAACGGGGACTTTCATGAATGGTTCTACCGGGGACTCATTTTGCTGGTCATATCCTGCCCGTGCGCACTTGTAATATCCATACCGCTCGGATACTTCGGCGGCATCGGAAGTGCTTCGAAAAAAGGCATCCTCGTCAAAGGCGCAAATGTCTTTGACGCAGTAAACAAAGTTACAATCGCTGTATTTGACAAGACAGGGACCCTTACATACGGACAGTTCAAGGTCGCAGAAATAGTCCCGTCAAATGGGATCAGCATTGATGAACTGCTTAAGATCGCAGCTTCGGCCGAGGCAGGGTCAAACCATCCGGTTGCAAAATCGATCTTGGCAGCGGCAGGGGATATTCCTCTCCGCCAGGACTTACAGGTGACTCAGATCGCTGGCAAGGGGATGCTGCTTGCTGACAAAGGAGATACTGTAGTCGTAGGAAACTCCGCTCTTATTGCAGACTATGGGATCAGAACGCCGGAAGTTTCTGAAACCGGCACAGTCGTCCACGTTATGAAAAACGGGATATACATAGGTTATATTATCGTCACAGACAGCATAAGGAAAGAATCCTACCAAGCGGTTAAGGAGCTTCGAGAGCTTGGTGTTAAGGGGATCTACATGCTCACCGGTGACAGAGAAGAAGTTGCAAAATATGTTGCGAATGAACTTGGACTTGACGGTTATCGTTCAGAGCTTCTGCCCGGCGATAAAGTAGAGGCACTTAGGGATATATGCGGCGGGGACACTGCAAAAACACTTTATGTCGGGGACGGCGTGAACGACGGCCCGGTATTGGTAACATCCGAGACCGGGATAGCAATGGGCGGGTTCGGATCGCAGGTCGCAGTGGAAATAGCCGATGCTGTTATCCTTGACGATTCTCCTCTGAAGGTTGCGGAACTTCTCCGCGTTGCGAAAAAAACACATGTAATAGTATGGGAAAATGTTATTATGGCTCTTGGAGTTAAGGGGATATTCCTCGTCTTCGGCGCAGTCGGGCTTGCAGGGCTTTGGGAAGCGGTTTTTGCCGATGTCGGGGTAGCACTGCTTGCCATATTGAATGCAACGAGAGCATCAAGGGGTTAG
- a CDS encoding glycogen synthase — protein sequence MMMPKEFSLKILHVAPECAPLAKKGGLGDVVGALPKALQELDIDARVLIPAWPGVFDNAKKFCTQDKKFIGDISIALNWRAWTAHVWEVKLDRLHIYMLEQDELFSNPDIYPEKMTVESSFPFLFLSFASFELPSVTCWKPQFLHAHDWTAAPVPAALRWHRYYSSFNGDYDTVFTIHNLAHQGLFDPSALSAWGFDPKAFSPLDLNSMEFYGQVNLMKGAIITSEAVTTVSPRYSWDIQTPGGGFGLDGVIVAHKNKLCGIINGIDYDVWNPLTDKMLPCNYSRSDLSGKTKCREALLEKCGFKDDGRPVVIFIGRLTEQKGIDIMLDALEKFLPENIYAVIVGSGNELYNRKLSEFAEDYSESVHPVVRFSEEMAHLAYSGGDILLMPSLFEPCGLSQLIAFAYGTIPVARATGGLADTIIDADDSADGTGFLFTEYSIEELVKALDRALDAKRDTKRWNRIINNSMLRDFSWAASAKAYAELYRNILTSD from the coding sequence ATGATGATGCCGAAGGAATTCTCACTGAAAATCCTGCATGTTGCGCCGGAATGCGCCCCACTCGCAAAAAAAGGAGGGCTGGGTGACGTTGTGGGCGCACTGCCGAAAGCGCTGCAGGAACTTGATATTGACGCACGCGTGCTGATCCCGGCGTGGCCGGGGGTCTTTGACAATGCAAAAAAATTCTGCACACAGGACAAAAAATTCATCGGCGATATCAGCATAGCCCTTAACTGGCGTGCGTGGACCGCGCACGTCTGGGAGGTAAAGCTCGACAGGCTGCACATCTATATGCTTGAACAGGATGAACTATTCTCAAATCCTGACATTTATCCGGAAAAGATGACAGTAGAAAGTTCTTTCCCCTTTCTGTTCTTATCTTTCGCTTCATTTGAACTTCCTTCTGTAACATGCTGGAAGCCGCAGTTCCTGCATGCCCACGACTGGACTGCGGCCCCTGTTCCGGCAGCGCTTCGCTGGCATAGGTACTACTCTTCGTTCAACGGCGATTATGACACCGTCTTCACTATTCACAACCTTGCTCATCAGGGGCTCTTCGACCCGTCGGCGCTCAGCGCATGGGGTTTTGACCCAAAAGCCTTCTCCCCGCTTGATCTAAACAGTATGGAGTTTTACGGACAGGTCAACCTCATGAAAGGGGCCATTATCACCTCTGAAGCAGTAACGACAGTCAGCCCGAGGTACTCGTGGGACATACAGACTCCGGGCGGAGGATTCGGACTTGATGGCGTCATAGTAGCCCACAAAAACAAACTTTGCGGCATAATCAACGGGATCGACTACGATGTGTGGAATCCGCTGACGGACAAGATGCTGCCCTGCAATTACAGCAGGTCAGACCTATCAGGTAAAACTAAATGCAGAGAAGCGCTTCTGGAAAAATGCGGCTTTAAGGATGACGGACGTCCCGTAGTGATATTCATCGGACGTCTCACAGAACAGAAGGGCATAGACATCATGCTGGATGCACTCGAAAAATTTCTGCCGGAAAATATTTACGCAGTAATCGTAGGGTCAGGTAACGAACTCTATAACCGAAAACTTTCAGAGTTTGCAGAAGATTATTCCGAATCTGTCCATCCTGTTGTCCGCTTTAGCGAAGAGATGGCCCATCTGGCTTACTCAGGCGGGGACATCCTCCTTATGCCATCGCTCTTTGAACCGTGCGGACTGTCTCAGCTTATTGCTTTCGCCTACGGGACCATACCGGTGGCACGTGCGACCGGCGGACTTGCAGATACAATCATAGATGCTGACGATTCAGCCGATGGCACTGGTTTCCTGTTCACAGAATACAGCATCGAAGAGCTCGTAAAAGCTTTGGATCGTGCCCTGGATGCAAAGCGCGACACAAAAAGGTGGAATAGGATAATCAACAATTCGATGCTGAGAGATTTTTCATGGGCCGCTTCGGCCAAAGCATATGCGGAACTTTACCGTAATATATTGACATCAGACTAA
- the nifU gene encoding Fe-S cluster assembly scaffold protein NifU: protein MYTEKVVDYFMHPRNAGKIDDANAIGEVGNPVCGDVMKIYLKINDKEIIEDIKFETFGCAAAIATSSMVTEMAKGKTISEALKINNKDVAEALGGLPPAKLHCSMLAQEGIEAAIADYFRRKTGKVPEGFKAPTTCIECGGSCGDDTCSGSTSPAEEEELFVSEDHRATE, encoded by the coding sequence ATGTACACTGAAAAAGTAGTTGATTATTTTATGCACCCACGCAACGCGGGAAAGATCGACGACGCCAATGCTATCGGAGAAGTAGGAAATCCGGTATGCGGCGACGTAATGAAGATATATCTCAAGATCAACGATAAAGAGATCATAGAAGATATAAAGTTCGAGACTTTCGGATGTGCGGCGGCTATCGCGACAAGCTCCATGGTCACGGAGATGGCAAAGGGCAAGACGATCAGCGAAGCCCTGAAAATAAACAATAAGGACGTAGCCGAAGCCCTGGGCGGGCTGCCGCCTGCAAAGCTCCATTGCTCAATGCTCGCCCAGGAGGGGATCGAGGCCGCCATTGCGGATTACTTCAGACGTAAGACAGGAAAGGTCCCTGAGGGCTTCAAAGCCCCGACGACATGCATAGAATGCGGCGGCTCATGCGGCGATGACACTTGCAGCGGATCGACTTCGCCTGCTGAAGAGGAAGAGCTTTTTGTAAGTGAGGATCACCGTGCCACAGAGTGA
- the glgP gene encoding alpha-glucan family phosphorylase: MTEMNYGSNLAQSLLSTLERDPAFRNIAYFSMEIGITQEIPTYSGGLGILAGDILKSAADLGVPMVGITLLYKKGYFVQKINKDGRQTELPAEWDPADKLTLLPNHVTVAMEGRQVTVGVWSYVLSGHSGHPLPVLFLDTDFPENTPEDRLITAELYGGDNKYRLCQELILGIGGLRMLRDMGFRNINTFHLNEGHAGFISLELLREQGYSDIEKIRSQVIFTTHTPVAAGHDFFSYDLIKQVIDGGFTEILQHSIGGSGLSMTDLALKFSRYVNGVSRKHAEVSREMFKDPAIDWITNGVHSTTWTAPEFAKLYDKHIPGWRNSPDRLMQALHIPDQEIWRAHQAAKMKLLALILEETGQELDADILTIGFARRAATYKRADLVFTDIKRLLEIGSGKLQFIFSGKAHPHDEPGKDMLQKIYNISKELGKAMPVLFIENYNIGSAKLITSGVDLWLNTPERPREASGTSGMKCVHNGIMNFSVLDGWWIEGCIEGHTGWAIGPEPSENDMNGYDESEDAMDLYSKLEGKIIPTYYGNRERWILMMKLAISVNASYFNTHRVVAEYCEKAYGTIFRGH; encoded by the coding sequence ATGACAGAAATGAACTACGGAAGTAATCTCGCTCAGTCCCTGCTTTCGACACTCGAACGGGACCCGGCTTTCCGCAACATAGCATATTTTTCAATGGAAATAGGCATAACGCAGGAGATACCTACATATTCCGGCGGACTTGGGATCCTTGCCGGAGATATACTAAAAAGTGCTGCTGACCTTGGCGTTCCAATGGTAGGAATAACACTGCTCTATAAAAAGGGGTACTTTGTACAGAAGATAAACAAAGACGGGAGACAGACAGAACTCCCGGCAGAATGGGATCCTGCAGACAAGCTGACACTGCTTCCCAACCACGTTACAGTTGCCATGGAAGGCAGACAGGTAACAGTGGGAGTCTGGAGCTATGTTCTGTCCGGCCACTCGGGTCATCCGCTTCCTGTGCTCTTTCTGGACACGGACTTCCCCGAAAACACCCCGGAAGACAGGCTGATCACAGCGGAACTGTACGGCGGGGACAACAAGTACAGGCTATGCCAGGAACTGATACTCGGCATAGGCGGACTTCGCATGCTCCGCGATATGGGATTCAGAAATATAAACACTTTCCACCTTAACGAGGGGCATGCCGGGTTTATCTCACTGGAGCTCTTACGGGAACAGGGCTATAGTGACATCGAAAAGATCCGCAGCCAGGTCATATTCACGACCCACACGCCTGTTGCCGCAGGTCATGACTTTTTCTCCTACGATTTGATAAAACAGGTCATAGACGGAGGTTTCACAGAAATACTCCAGCACAGCATAGGAGGCAGCGGCCTTTCTATGACCGATCTGGCGCTTAAGTTCAGCCGTTATGTCAACGGCGTCTCGCGCAAACACGCAGAAGTCAGCCGAGAGATGTTTAAAGACCCTGCGATCGACTGGATAACAAACGGAGTTCACTCTACGACATGGACAGCACCTGAATTTGCAAAACTTTACGATAAACACATCCCAGGCTGGCGCAACTCCCCTGACAGGCTTATGCAGGCACTGCACATACCCGATCAGGAGATATGGAGGGCACATCAGGCTGCGAAGATGAAGCTTCTTGCGCTCATACTCGAAGAGACGGGGCAGGAACTTGACGCAGATATACTGACTATAGGATTTGCACGCCGCGCCGCTACTTATAAGCGTGCGGACCTCGTCTTTACCGATATAAAAAGGCTGCTTGAGATAGGTTCGGGGAAGCTGCAGTTCATATTCTCAGGCAAGGCCCATCCCCATGATGAACCCGGCAAGGACATGCTGCAGAAGATATATAACATCTCAAAGGAACTTGGGAAAGCAATGCCTGTCTTATTCATTGAAAATTACAACATCGGCTCTGCAAAGCTCATAACTTCAGGCGTCGATCTGTGGCTGAACACTCCTGAGCGCCCTCGCGAGGCGTCAGGCACAAGCGGGATGAAGTGTGTCCATAACGGGATAATGAACTTTTCGGTTCTTGACGGCTGGTGGATAGAGGGCTGCATTGAAGGACATACGGGCTGGGCGATAGGTCCGGAGCCGAGTGAAAACGACATGAACGGCTACGACGAATCAGAGGATGCCATGGACCTCTACAGCAAACTCGAAGGGAAGATAATCCCAACATACTATGGCAACCGGGAAAGGTGGATATTGATGATGAAGCTTGCGATATCAGTAAATGCAAGTTACTTCAACACGCACAGGGTCGTTGCGGAATACTGCGAAAAGGCTTACGGGACAATATTCCGCGGGCATTGA
- a CDS encoding Rrf2 family transcriptional regulator, which yields MAITQKCQYALRAIYELAYHHNEGPCKIGTIAEAQGIPVRFLENILNSLKSAGLVDSARGKDGGYYLLRNADSITVGEVIRFVQGSLGPVECTTRIDDDCSFYEDCVFRPLWDKAREALEAVYDGTTFQDLVNQSESNCRSALCNCGRKK from the coding sequence ATGGCAATAACACAAAAATGTCAATATGCGCTTAGAGCAATATACGAGCTCGCGTACCATCATAATGAAGGCCCCTGCAAGATAGGAACTATAGCAGAAGCTCAGGGGATCCCTGTCCGCTTTCTTGAAAACATACTCAACAGTCTTAAAAGCGCCGGATTAGTTGACTCGGCACGAGGTAAGGATGGTGGTTATTACCTGCTTCGCAACGCTGATTCGATCACGGTAGGAGAGGTGATACGTTTCGTTCAGGGATCGTTAGGACCTGTTGAATGCACTACCCGTATCGACGATGACTGCAGTTTCTATGAAGACTGCGTCTTTCGCCCACTCTGGGACAAGGCGCGTGAGGCGCTTGAAGCCGTCTACGATGGCACGACATTCCAGGATCTTGTGAACCAGTCAGAAAGCAACTGCCGCTCGGCGCTTTGCAACTGCGGCAGGAAGAAATAA
- a CDS encoding ATP-binding protein yields MLEDLSAHVLDIAENSVMAGGTDVTIEITENPAEDRLIFSVEDNGRGMTEEFVSKVTDPFITTRTTRRVGMGLPFLKQSAELSGGGLSIRTKPGEGTKITATFRYSSIDRPPLGDMPATVMTLIMGHPEIHWTYRHRTDKGEYVLDSDEIIEALGGDRELLRSADVGLWLRSHIKEELDEIGWGGI; encoded by the coding sequence ATGCTTGAGGATTTGTCCGCACATGTGCTTGATATTGCAGAAAACAGTGTAATGGCAGGCGGAACAGATGTGACGATCGAAATAACTGAGAACCCCGCAGAAGACCGCCTTATCTTCTCAGTTGAGGATAACGGAAGAGGCATGACTGAAGAGTTTGTCTCTAAGGTCACAGACCCGTTCATTACGACAAGGACCACACGCAGGGTAGGCATGGGACTTCCTTTCCTTAAGCAGTCTGCTGAACTTAGCGGAGGGGGTCTTTCCATTCGAACGAAACCGGGGGAGGGCACGAAGATAACAGCTACGTTCCGGTACAGCAGTATTGACAGGCCGCCGCTCGGAGATATGCCCGCAACCGTGATGACACTTATAATGGGTCATCCTGAAATACACTGGACATACAGGCATAGGACGGACAAAGGTGAATATGTGCTGGACTCTGACGAGATAATAGAGGCTCTTGGCGGGGATAGGGAATTGCTGCGTTCTGCAGATGTAGGGCTATGGCTTCGCAGCCATATAAAAGAAGAGCTGGACGAAATAGGTTGGGGCGGCATTTAA
- the nifS gene encoding cysteine desulfurase NifS — protein MTPRKVYLDNSATTQVDKKVLEAMIPYFSEIYGNPNSLHEWGQEARKGVDKARSQVSELIGAQPKDIIFTGGGSEADNLAIKGTAWAMKDKGKHIITSAIEHHALLDTVKWLGKMGYEYTILPVDKYGLVDPKELEAAIRPDTILASVMFANNEIGTIEPVAELGEVCHKHGVLFHTDGVQATGHIKIDVKELPIDMMTMAAHKMYGPKGVGALYARKGLKLTPVIHGGGQEFGLRSGTENTPGLIGFGMAAELAAERLASGEIENERRLRDKLIDGLLERIPETLLTGHRTQRLPYHVSICVKYIEGEGMLLLMDSVGIGVSSGSACTSGSLEPSYVLLALGLDHSTAHGSVRMTLGKDLGDEDIDYVLEQFPPIVEKLRAMSPFYNKK, from the coding sequence ATGACACCGCGCAAAGTTTATCTGGACAACTCAGCAACAACTCAGGTCGATAAAAAAGTACTTGAGGCAATGATACCCTATTTTTCGGAAATATACGGCAATCCGAACAGCCTTCACGAATGGGGGCAAGAGGCAAGAAAAGGCGTTGACAAGGCACGCTCTCAAGTTTCAGAGCTGATAGGTGCACAGCCTAAAGACATAATCTTCACGGGCGGCGGAAGTGAAGCTGATAATCTGGCAATAAAGGGCACCGCATGGGCGATGAAGGACAAGGGCAAGCATATAATAACAAGCGCGATAGAGCACCACGCCCTTCTTGATACAGTTAAATGGCTAGGCAAAATGGGCTATGAATATACGATCCTACCTGTGGACAAATACGGACTAGTGGACCCGAAGGAACTTGAGGCTGCCATCAGACCAGATACTATACTTGCATCTGTTATGTTTGCAAACAATGAGATAGGCACGATCGAGCCGGTGGCAGAACTCGGTGAAGTATGCCACAAACACGGAGTCCTTTTTCATACAGACGGCGTTCAGGCAACAGGACACATCAAGATAGATGTCAAGGAACTGCCGATAGACATGATGACCATGGCAGCGCATAAAATGTACGGCCCTAAGGGTGTGGGAGCCCTTTACGCACGAAAGGGGCTAAAACTGACACCTGTAATACACGGAGGCGGCCAGGAGTTTGGATTGCGCTCAGGGACCGAAAACACTCCGGGGCTCATTGGTTTCGGAATGGCTGCGGAGCTCGCTGCGGAACGCCTTGCAAGCGGTGAGATCGAAAACGAAAGACGCCTTCGCGATAAACTTATCGACGGATTGCTTGAGAGGATACCGGAGACATTACTTACAGGACACAGAACACAGCGTCTTCCATACCACGTCAGTATCTGCGTCAAGTATATAGAAGGAGAAGGGATGCTTCTTCTTATGGATTCGGTCGGCATAGGAGTATCGAGCGGTTCTGCCTGTACTTCCGGCAGCCTTGAGCCAAGCTACGTTCTTCTCGCTCTGGGACTTGACCACTCCACGGCACACGGCTCGGTGCGCATGACACTAGGAAAGGACCTGGGCGACGAGGATATCGATTACGTTCTTGAACAGTTCCCGCCTATAGTCGAGAAACTTCGCGCCATGTCACCGTTCTACAACAAAAAGTAA
- a CDS encoding MOSC domain-containing protein — protein sequence MPQSEDIKGKIVAVCSAPQKGMIKHDIKEGVLIKEIGLEGDAHAGFMHRQVSLISMEDIRTMMAKLPDLIPGSFAENLTTEGFDLSRLKIGDRLRVGETLLEVSQIGKECHSHCEVFKKTGECIMPKKGIFTRVIEGGKVKVGDTIQFAE from the coding sequence GTGCCACAGAGTGAAGATATTAAGGGCAAAATAGTCGCGGTCTGCTCTGCCCCGCAAAAGGGCATGATAAAACACGACATTAAAGAGGGCGTGCTGATCAAGGAGATAGGGCTGGAGGGTGATGCTCATGCCGGTTTCATGCACAGGCAGGTCAGCCTCATCTCCATGGAAGATATACGCACTATGATGGCAAAGCTGCCCGACCTTATACCGGGCAGTTTTGCGGAGAACCTCACAACTGAAGGATTTGACCTCAGCCGGCTCAAAATCGGCGACAGACTCAGGGTAGGAGAGACGTTGCTCGAAGTTTCACAGATAGGCAAGGAATGTCATTCACACTGTGAGGTCTTCAAGAAAACAGGAGAATGTATAATGCCTAAAAAAGGCATCTTCACCCGTGTTATCGAGGGTGGTAAGGTTAAAGTCGGAGACACTATCCAGTTCGCAGAATAA